Proteins from a genomic interval of Bradyrhizobium sp. CCBAU 53340:
- a CDS encoding LysR family transcriptional regulator → MELRHLEQIVAVCRSGSFSGAAKALGIAQPTLSKSISRLEAKLGVKLFERTNANARPTVYAQFVADHAATLLQNVTALSHELEQMAKGEAGLLRIGVGPATRLRPLPQLIRKATEAFPQLQIVTRYAGPNLMMRALRAGTFDVVFCHREIAASQADLIRIKIFEDRYVVVARRDHPACQGTPLSAQEFSGLPLASAGITPDFGAWLGEPGDHRQRKLEAFLSDDYDLIKQVALMPGYVARGPRFVFEQELARGDLVEIPLERDFQYECWMLTTSALWRSPIVKAVARLAK, encoded by the coding sequence ATGGAGCTTCGACATCTCGAACAGATCGTCGCGGTCTGCCGCTCCGGCAGTTTCAGCGGCGCAGCCAAGGCACTCGGCATCGCACAGCCGACGCTCAGCAAGAGCATCAGCCGCTTGGAGGCCAAGCTCGGCGTCAAGCTGTTCGAGCGCACCAACGCCAATGCGCGGCCAACGGTCTATGCGCAGTTCGTCGCCGACCACGCCGCGACCCTGCTCCAGAACGTCACGGCGCTCAGCCATGAGCTCGAGCAGATGGCCAAGGGCGAAGCCGGGCTGTTGCGTATCGGGGTCGGACCCGCAACGCGGCTGCGTCCGCTGCCGCAATTGATTCGCAAGGCGACGGAGGCCTTCCCGCAGCTTCAAATCGTCACCCGTTATGCCGGGCCGAATCTGATGATGCGGGCGCTGCGTGCAGGAACGTTCGATGTCGTGTTCTGTCACCGCGAGATCGCAGCGTCGCAGGCCGACCTGATCCGGATCAAGATTTTTGAGGATCGCTACGTCGTCGTGGCGCGGCGCGATCATCCGGCCTGCCAGGGCACGCCGCTGTCGGCGCAGGAATTTTCCGGGCTGCCGCTGGCAAGCGCCGGGATCACGCCGGACTTCGGCGCCTGGCTGGGCGAGCCCGGCGACCACCGGCAGCGCAAGCTCGAGGCGTTCCTGTCCGACGACTATGACCTGATCAAGCAGGTGGCGCTGATGCCGGGCTATGTCGCGCGCGGCCCGCGCTTCGTGTTCGAGCAGGAGCTGGCGCGTGGCGATCTCGTGGAAATCCCGCTCGAGCGGGATTTCCAGTATGAGTGCTGGATGCTGACGACCAGCGCGCTGTGGCGCTCGCCGATCGTCAAGGCCGTGGCGCGCCTGGCGAAATGA
- a CDS encoding MFS transporter, translated as MSNVSSVSAAAVESSGALIRNRWVRILGVSFVMYVLAHVDRVNLSMAAPYVREELSLSPASLGFATGLFFWGYIVLQIPAGRLASTWSPKRVLLCLLLLWSSASLTTAFVHTQTELSINRFALGLSEGGVLTCTLVLIRNWFTRAERARANALFLLSLPIGPMIASPISGLILSYADWRWMFVIEAVPGFFWALVWAWAIDDRPQDASWLTEDERVRLVRQLAEEDDATVRITGHWLSTLWHPSVLLLALYNFFALMAEWGVNFWFPTVLKETGLPIGVVGLLAALPPALGIALMIGMAASSDRLRERKWHMIGTTALSGLPLLAMQFTGGGAMWTVLCLSLAIAIFLGRFGPFWTLPGEVLPPTVIGVGIGLINGAGNLGGTVGPYFFGVVKTQTGTFTLALAAAGISLVLSALIAVPIRARRAP; from the coding sequence ATGAGCAACGTCTCCTCCGTATCCGCAGCGGCCGTCGAGAGCAGCGGCGCGCTCATTCGCAACCGCTGGGTTCGCATCCTCGGCGTTTCTTTCGTGATGTATGTGCTGGCCCATGTCGACCGTGTGAACCTGTCGATGGCGGCACCTTACGTCCGCGAGGAGCTGTCGCTGTCGCCGGCAAGTCTCGGCTTTGCCACCGGCCTGTTCTTCTGGGGCTACATCGTCCTGCAGATCCCGGCCGGCCGCCTGGCCTCGACCTGGAGCCCGAAACGGGTGCTGCTGTGCCTGCTCTTGCTGTGGAGCTCGGCCTCGTTGACCACCGCCTTCGTCCACACCCAGACCGAGCTCAGCATCAATCGCTTCGCGCTGGGACTATCCGAAGGCGGCGTGCTGACCTGCACATTGGTGCTGATCCGCAACTGGTTCACCCGGGCCGAACGTGCCCGGGCCAACGCGCTGTTTCTGCTCAGCCTGCCGATCGGCCCGATGATCGCAAGCCCGATCTCCGGACTGATCCTGTCCTATGCGGATTGGCGCTGGATGTTCGTGATCGAGGCGGTGCCTGGTTTCTTCTGGGCGCTGGTCTGGGCCTGGGCAATCGACGATCGCCCGCAGGATGCAAGCTGGCTCACCGAGGATGAGCGCGTGCGGCTCGTCCGGCAACTGGCGGAGGAGGATGATGCGACGGTGCGTATCACCGGCCACTGGCTGTCGACGCTCTGGCATCCGAGCGTGCTGCTGCTGGCGCTCTATAATTTCTTCGCACTGATGGCCGAGTGGGGCGTCAATTTCTGGTTTCCGACGGTGCTCAAGGAAACCGGCCTGCCGATCGGCGTGGTCGGGCTGCTGGCCGCATTGCCGCCGGCGCTCGGGATCGCGCTGATGATCGGCATGGCTGCCAGCTCCGATCGCCTCCGCGAGCGCAAATGGCACATGATTGGCACCACCGCGCTGTCCGGCCTGCCGCTGCTGGCCATGCAGTTCACCGGCGGCGGCGCGATGTGGACCGTGCTCTGCCTGTCGCTGGCAATCGCGATCTTTCTCGGCCGCTTCGGGCCGTTCTGGACCTTGCCCGGCGAGGTGCTGCCCCCGACGGTGATCGGCGTCGGTATCGGCCTGATCAACGGCGCCGGCAATCTCGGCGGGACGGTCGGTCCCTATTTCTTCGGCGTGGTGAAGACGCAGACCGGCACGTTCACACTGGCGCTCGCCGCGGCCGGAATCTCGCTGGTGCTGAGCGCGTTGATCGCCGTGCCGATCAGGGCAAGACGCGCGCCGTGA
- a CDS encoding DUF5413 family protein: MKRYLVFALVGPFVGGFLLLLTTTYQSGYWTQTNLGEVGKLFVVFFKTLQYSYLFGFLPSLMIGAVDDILIHVRRIRPGLRMLLVGLVAFILAAFTYGSRGADSGAVQFVLYGLVGFVPSVLSSWFVHHYVEEPQPAAATS, encoded by the coding sequence ATGAAGCGCTATCTAGTGTTTGCACTCGTTGGCCCGTTCGTGGGCGGCTTCCTGTTGTTGCTGACGACGACCTACCAGTCCGGCTATTGGACGCAGACCAATCTTGGCGAGGTCGGCAAGCTGTTCGTCGTGTTCTTCAAGACGCTGCAATACAGCTATCTGTTCGGCTTCCTGCCGTCGCTGATGATCGGCGCGGTCGATGACATCCTGATCCATGTCAGGCGGATCCGGCCAGGCTTGCGCATGCTGCTGGTCGGCCTGGTCGCCTTCATCCTCGCCGCGTTCACCTACGGCTCGCGCGGGGCGGATTCGGGTGCGGTGCAGTTCGTCCTGTATGGCCTCGTCGGCTTCGTGCCGTCGGTGCTCTCATCCTGGTTCGTGCACCATTATGTCGAGGAGCCGCAACCGGCGGCAGCGACGAGCTGA